In a genomic window of Thermoplasmata archaeon:
- a CDS encoding NAD(P)-dependent oxidoreductase → MGGEKRTPINVCSPIERVRDFREVVKGYSREEAIEEAKRCLKCKKPACVPSCPVGQRIPEYIAAIAEGNFDKALGIIMENNPLPGVCGRVCTKKCETTCVRGKKGEPIAIHLLKRAAADFGKVELRPPAATGKRVAVVGSGPAGLALSFKLALRGHGVTIFEQKPVAGGMMALCIPPYRLPRDVLDADIRRITDLGVNIQLNSPINRERGVDELFAEGYDAVFLGLGTLKPKSLGIPGEELEGVEHVIPFLESVNLRGRTKVGKRVAVVGAGYSAMDAVRTARRLGAEAFIVYRRMREQMPASQEEVREAEEEGCSLNLLVNPIRVLGKDGKVAGLECVRMELGPPDNSGRPAPIPIKGSEFRIECDMLIQAISQEPDLSGFKPGEFRLTKWNTLEVSETMQTSRRGVWAAGDVVTGPQTIAAAIAGANRAAEDILHFLKGA, encoded by the coding sequence ATGGGGGGAGAAAAGAGAACACCAATCAATGTCTGTTCACCGATAGAGCGGGTCAGGGATTTTCGCGAGGTGGTCAAGGGGTACTCAAGAGAGGAGGCAATCGAGGAGGCAAAGCGGTGCCTGAAGTGCAAAAAGCCCGCCTGCGTCCCCTCCTGTCCTGTCGGCCAGAGGATACCGGAGTATATAGCGGCCATCGCCGAGGGAAATTTTGACAAGGCGCTTGGAATAATCATGGAGAACAACCCCCTCCCAGGCGTCTGCGGCCGGGTCTGCACTAAAAAGTGCGAAACGACCTGCGTCCGGGGCAAGAAGGGTGAGCCCATAGCCATCCATCTCCTCAAAAGGGCTGCGGCCGACTTCGGGAAGGTAGAGCTGAGGCCCCCGGCCGCAACTGGTAAGAGGGTGGCCGTCGTGGGCTCGGGTCCGGCGGGCCTCGCTCTCTCGTTCAAACTCGCTCTCCGGGGACATGGGGTGACGATTTTCGAACAAAAGCCGGTCGCTGGAGGAATGATGGCCCTGTGCATCCCGCCCTACCGCCTTCCACGCGATGTGCTGGATGCGGACATCAGGCGCATAACCGACCTGGGGGTAAATATCCAGCTCAACTCTCCAATCAACAGGGAGCGCGGGGTGGACGAGCTGTTCGCGGAGGGCTACGACGCCGTATTTCTAGGGCTGGGAACTCTCAAGCCAAAGAGCCTCGGAATTCCGGGGGAGGAGCTGGAGGGCGTGGAGCACGTGATACCCTTCTTAGAAAGTGTGAACCTGCGAGGTAGGACGAAGGTTGGAAAACGGGTGGCAGTGGTTGGGGCTGGCTACTCGGCCATGGATGCCGTGAGGACTGCCCGCCGGCTCGGAGCGGAGGCCTTCATTGTTTACCGGAGGATGAGAGAGCAGATGCCGGCCTCGCAGGAGGAGGTGCGCGAGGCCGAGGAGGAGGGCTGCAGCCTGAACCTACTCGTCAACCCCATCCGTGTGTTGGGAAAGGATGGAAAAGTCGCAGGCCTCGAGTGCGTGAGAATGGAACTCGGGCCCCCCGACAACAGCGGCAGGCCCGCTCCAATTCCCATTAAAGGTTCGGAGTTCAGAATCGAGTGCGATATGCTGATTCAGGCGATAAGCCAGGAGCCGGATCTGTCGGGTTTCAAACCGGGCGAGTTCCGTCTAACAAAATGGAACACGCTCGAGGTCTCAGAGACCATGCAGACCAGTAGGAGGGGGGTCTGGGCGGCCGGTGACGTCGTCACTGGACCCCAGACAATTGCAGCGGCCATAGCTGGTGCGAACAGGGCGGCGGAGGACATTCTGCATTTTCTGAAAGGCGCCTGA
- a CDS encoding energy-coupling factor ABC transporter permease yields MDPLVAGAGWLVALIVFTFVIKIVNKRVEEAWLPLMAVLAAGIFVAQMLNFPIGGGTTGHLVGAALASILLGPWAGMVVMSVILVIQCLLFGDGGVIALGLNFVNMGLIGCLTGYYVWRFFPRRYHLAGVFAASWLAVFMGAFACSLELVLSYALSGGVYGIAPQLAIPAMTLYHAVIGVGEALITVGVLSFLAQVAPEVLVSRRAVAQLVQEARVNGDC; encoded by the coding sequence ATGGACCCCTTGGTTGCTGGTGCTGGATGGCTGGTAGCACTTATTGTTTTTACGTTCGTTATAAAGATTGTTAATAAAAGAGTGGAAGAAGCTTGGCTTCCTCTTATGGCAGTCCTAGCCGCGGGGATTTTCGTGGCACAGATGCTCAACTTTCCTATCGGTGGTGGGACTACTGGACATCTTGTTGGTGCAGCGCTTGCTTCAATTCTTCTTGGCCCATGGGCAGGGATGGTCGTTATGAGTGTCATCCTTGTCATTCAGTGCCTCCTCTTCGGCGACGGCGGTGTTATTGCGCTTGGCCTCAACTTCGTCAACATGGGTCTTATTGGCTGTCTCACGGGATACTATGTTTGGCGTTTCTTCCCTAGGCGCTATCACCTTGCCGGCGTCTTCGCGGCCTCCTGGCTAGCGGTGTTCATGGGAGCATTTGCCTGCTCGCTCGAGCTCGTCCTGAGCTACGCCCTGAGCGGTGGAGTCTACGGGATAGCGCCGCAGCTCGCGATTCCTGCGATGACACTATACCACGCTGTGATCGGCGTTGGGGAGGCGCTCATCACTGTCGGCGTTCTGTCATTCCTCGCACAGGTGGCGCCGGAGGTGCTCGTGAGTCGCCGCGCTGTCGCTCAGCTTGTCCAGGAGGCGCGAGTGAACGGGGATTGTTAA
- a CDS encoding sialidase family protein, translating into MVMPFHLLSGRRRMLLTIIIAGVLIVAGTALVLRPGGPFLPAPAPATMKYPIPPPNVPVTTRPRDNNEPTIAINPLDPKNMVAGSNDYNTPTGDSWPGFYTTHDGGLTWKEDLIPGYPFGPPSQLTGFRGGGDPVVVADNRGNFYYAGIAFKRAVNPLNPIGFGINLGLANCVFVAKSTDGGDSFPQVVIVWAALENLVRFNDKEWIAVDPNNGNVYLVWAIFTGMMTSRLLFSRSTDGGKSWSLPIVISETTSGEINIQGSAVVVDRDSTIHVTWIDFSSRNVRYARSTDMGQSFSEPINVAPIVPLPSTLPNGNYRTPTMTMLAVDTSDTNTTGSLYVTWADYGAGDADVLLAYSRDHGMSWRGPIRVNNDTEGNGADQFFPAVAVSAEGWVHVGFYDRRTDPNNTLLEYWWAISFDGGESFPINIPMSDSSFNGDWSRTGDNDFIGDYTTLVAEGPVVAGVWCDTREGSETAGDSEIYAAIVEYRTLLKACDLGVKVPWTDVPVKEE; encoded by the coding sequence ATGGTGATGCCTTTCCACCTGCTATCTGGGAGGCGCAGGATGCTCCTCACCATTATTATAGCAGGGGTCTTGATAGTGGCGGGAACGGCGCTCGTGCTCAGACCCGGTGGACCCTTTCTGCCGGCCCCAGCGCCCGCTACGATGAAATATCCCATTCCACCCCCAAATGTCCCAGTAACGACAAGGCCACGTGACAACAATGAGCCCACAATCGCGATAAACCCTCTTGACCCCAAGAACATGGTCGCGGGCTCCAACGACTACAACACACCCACGGGCGATAGCTGGCCTGGCTTTTACACGACCCATGACGGAGGGCTTACCTGGAAGGAGGACCTCATACCCGGCTATCCCTTCGGCCCACCCTCCCAGCTTACCGGCTTCAGGGGCGGAGGCGACCCCGTAGTTGTGGCGGACAACAGGGGCAATTTCTACTATGCAGGAATTGCTTTCAAGCGGGCCGTCAACCCCCTCAACCCTATCGGCTTTGGAATCAACCTCGGTCTGGCGAACTGCGTGTTTGTGGCCAAGTCCACAGATGGAGGAGATTCCTTCCCACAGGTAGTTATTGTTTGGGCCGCGCTAGAGAACCTAGTTCGCTTCAACGATAAGGAGTGGATTGCGGTTGACCCGAATAACGGCAATGTATATCTGGTCTGGGCAATATTCACAGGCATGATGACTTCTCGCCTCCTTTTCAGCAGGAGTACGGACGGTGGGAAGAGCTGGTCCCTTCCCATAGTTATATCGGAGACCACATCTGGGGAGATAAACATACAGGGCTCCGCCGTCGTCGTGGACAGGGATAGCACAATTCATGTCACATGGATAGATTTCTCCAGCAGGAACGTCCGCTACGCCCGGTCCACCGACATGGGCCAGAGCTTCTCCGAGCCGATAAATGTGGCGCCCATTGTCCCCCTCCCCTCCACCCTCCCCAACGGGAACTACAGAACCCCGACGATGACAATGCTGGCGGTGGACACCAGCGACACCAACACCACAGGAAGCCTCTACGTCACATGGGCCGATTATGGAGCCGGGGACGCGGACGTCCTATTAGCATACAGCCGGGACCACGGGATGAGCTGGCGGGGCCCCATAAGGGTGAACAACGACACCGAGGGCAACGGGGCGGACCAGTTCTTCCCCGCGGTGGCGGTGTCCGCGGAGGGCTGGGTCCACGTCGGCTTCTACGACCGCCGCACAGACCCCAACAACACGCTCCTCGAGTACTGGTGGGCTATCTCTTTCGATGGTGGCGAAAGCTTTCCCATCAATATTCCAATGAGCGATTCATCATTCAATGGCGACTGGAGCCGGACCGGAGACAACGATTTCATAGGCGACTACACAACGCTTGTGGCGGAGGGCCCGGTGGTGGCTGGTGTCTGGTGCGATACTAGGGAGGGGAGCGAAACCGCAGGCGACAGTGAGATATATGCCGCCATCGTCGAGTACCGGACGCTTCTGAAGGCCTGCGACCTTGGCGTGAAGGTGCCTTGGACCGACGTCCCAGTAAAGGAGGAGTGA
- a CDS encoding phosphoribosylglycinamide synthetase C domain-containing protein, with the protein MHDGSTEGAKPVRKFLFVSFEGLIHDLAWQISKEGHLVKYCILDKAEKDIADGFVDKVDNWEEYVDWADVVVFDDIGFGEVADKLRAQGKPVIGGTPYTDRLEDDRNFGQDEMKAAGISILPHWDFTSFDDALKFLKENPGRYVIKPSGKAQNEKELCYVGQDEDGKDIIEILELYKTSWGTRMKEFQLQKFASGVEVAVGAFFNGSDFIYPINVNFEHKRMFPGDIGPNTGEMGTSMFWTQRNKIFDETLLKMKEKLAAAKYVGYVDINCIANVRGIYPLEFTTRFGYPTINIQMEGVLSEWGEFLYGLARGEKPELKVKRGFQVGVVVAVPPFPFTDPQAFKKYSEDAAIIIKKSTEGIHIGDVKCVDGKWRLAGHSGYALIVTGSGSTMADARRVAYNRVANIHIPNMFYRTDIGEKWTEDSDRLQTWGYLY; encoded by the coding sequence ATGCATGATGGGAGCACTGAGGGAGCGAAACCTGTGAGGAAATTCCTTTTCGTCTCTTTCGAAGGGCTGATTCACGACCTGGCCTGGCAGATATCGAAGGAGGGCCATCTGGTGAAGTACTGCATTTTGGATAAAGCGGAGAAGGACATCGCTGATGGCTTCGTGGACAAGGTCGATAACTGGGAAGAGTATGTGGACTGGGCGGATGTTGTGGTCTTCGATGACATTGGCTTTGGCGAAGTCGCGGACAAACTGCGCGCCCAGGGGAAACCTGTGATTGGAGGAACGCCCTATACCGACAGGCTCGAGGACGACCGGAACTTCGGCCAGGACGAGATGAAGGCCGCGGGCATAAGCATATTGCCACACTGGGACTTCACCTCTTTTGACGACGCACTAAAATTCCTGAAGGAAAACCCCGGCAGGTATGTAATTAAGCCCTCCGGGAAAGCCCAGAACGAGAAGGAGCTATGCTATGTGGGTCAGGATGAGGACGGAAAGGACATCATAGAGATACTCGAGCTCTACAAGACCTCATGGGGCACCAGGATGAAGGAGTTCCAGCTTCAGAAGTTCGCTTCTGGTGTGGAGGTGGCAGTGGGGGCATTCTTTAACGGCTCGGACTTCATCTACCCGATCAACGTGAACTTCGAGCACAAGAGGATGTTTCCCGGAGACATCGGACCCAATACCGGCGAGATGGGCACCTCAATGTTCTGGACGCAGAGGAACAAAATATTCGACGAGACCCTCCTGAAAATGAAGGAAAAGCTGGCGGCGGCAAAGTACGTGGGCTATGTCGACATCAACTGTATTGCCAACGTCAGGGGAATCTACCCGCTCGAGTTCACCACCCGGTTCGGATACCCGACCATTAACATCCAGATGGAGGGCGTCCTGAGCGAGTGGGGCGAGTTTCTCTACGGTCTCGCGAGGGGAGAGAAACCGGAGCTGAAGGTCAAAAGGGGCTTTCAGGTTGGCGTCGTCGTCGCAGTTCCCCCCTTTCCCTTCACAGACCCGCAGGCGTTCAAGAAATACTCGGAGGACGCAGCGATAATCATAAAGAAGAGCACAGAGGGAATTCACATCGGCGACGTCAAGTGCGTGGACGGGAAATGGCGACTAGCCGGTCACTCGGGCTACGCCTTGATAGTCACGGGCTCGGGTAGTACGATGGCGGACGCGCGCAGGGTCGCCTACAACCGAGTCGCCAATATACACATACCAAATATGTTCTACAGAACGGACATAGGAGAGAAATGGACGGAGGACTCGGACAGGCTCCAGACCTGGGGCTATCTATACTGA
- a CDS encoding ribose-phosphate diphosphokinase, with protein MKKPKSIQGVPVCGNFMKVVAGSASKHLGRFVAGALGAQLVEVQVKRFPDDECYVRIMENLDGEEVVLVQTTYPDRNFVEALLLQDAIREFKVRRLITVVPYMAYARQDKKFNDGEPISARAMARALSTHSDGVVLVDVHDQRITDFFTVPTINVSAMPQIGEYLARSAKVDLVVAPDDGAMDKAQAVAGVLDCNWSWLEKKRIDGSTVEIAPKHVEAKDKSIVIVDDIIATGGTILTATKHLKLQGAKGVIAACTHGLFTGGALPRLREACDYVLSSDTIENETSIVSAGPEVARGVQKLLVK; from the coding sequence ATGAAAAAACCCAAATCCATCCAGGGCGTTCCGGTGTGCGGGAATTTCATGAAGGTCGTCGCCGGCTCCGCATCGAAGCATCTGGGGAGGTTCGTAGCGGGGGCTCTCGGGGCACAGCTCGTGGAGGTCCAAGTGAAGCGCTTCCCTGACGACGAGTGCTATGTGCGCATCATGGAGAATTTGGACGGGGAGGAAGTCGTACTCGTCCAGACGACCTACCCTGACAGGAACTTTGTCGAGGCCCTGCTCCTTCAGGACGCGATTCGGGAGTTCAAAGTGAGGAGGCTGATAACGGTTGTCCCCTACATGGCCTACGCTCGCCAGGACAAGAAGTTCAACGACGGCGAACCAATAAGCGCCCGGGCTATGGCCCGAGCCCTGTCGACACACTCGGACGGCGTCGTTCTGGTTGATGTCCATGACCAGAGGATAACGGACTTCTTCACCGTGCCGACAATCAATGTCTCGGCAATGCCTCAGATAGGGGAATATCTGGCGAGGAGCGCGAAGGTGGACCTAGTGGTGGCTCCCGACGATGGCGCAATGGACAAGGCCCAAGCAGTAGCGGGGGTGCTGGACTGCAACTGGTCTTGGCTCGAGAAGAAGAGAATCGACGGCTCCACTGTGGAGATAGCGCCCAAGCACGTCGAGGCAAAGGACAAGAGCATAGTCATAGTGGACGACATAATCGCCACTGGCGGGACCATTTTGACGGCCACAAAGCACCTGAAGCTCCAGGGGGCGAAAGGGGTGATAGCGGCCTGCACCCACGGCCTCTTCACCGGCGGGGCCCTCCCCAGGCTGAGGGAGGCCTGCGACTATGTACTTTCCTCCGACACCATTGAGAACGAGACGAGCATAGTTAGCGCAGGGCCGGAGGTGGCGAGGGGAGTTCAGAAGCTACTCGTGAAGTAG
- a CDS encoding ABC transporter ATP-binding protein produces the protein MADPVVEAIGVSYTYEDGTPALRDLNLSIARGERVAILGPNGAGKSTLLHILAGLRPAGSGTVRVLGRELGRRGAEALRGKVGILFQDPDDQLIMPRVWDDIAFGPLNQGLPAEKVRGAVERAIERTGLRGYENRVPQKLSLGEKKRVAIAGLLAMNPELLLLDEPTATLDPRSRRELIDLINGLNKYGCTIVTASHDVAAVAELADRAYVLNKRVVGEGSLREIFLDEALLQRNNLDIPEVTRLFRVLRAFGYDCPNLPLSMEHAMEELSRAIEAGGGHIHLLIHEHTPEELERLKKSGILLGGSRHRHPD, from the coding sequence ATGGCTGACCCTGTAGTCGAGGCCATTGGGGTCTCTTACACATACGAGGACGGCACACCGGCCCTCAGGGACCTCAACCTCTCGATAGCGCGTGGTGAGCGCGTGGCGATTCTCGGCCCCAACGGCGCTGGAAAATCCACATTGCTGCATATTCTCGCCGGTCTGAGGCCCGCGGGTTCTGGGACTGTCCGGGTTCTCGGCAGGGAGCTTGGGAGAAGGGGGGCCGAAGCGCTGCGTGGAAAGGTTGGAATTCTCTTCCAGGACCCGGACGACCAACTGATAATGCCCAGAGTGTGGGACGATATCGCGTTCGGCCCTCTCAACCAGGGGCTTCCCGCGGAGAAGGTGAGGGGGGCAGTGGAGCGCGCCATCGAGCGCACGGGCCTGAGGGGCTACGAGAATCGCGTGCCACAGAAGCTAAGCCTGGGGGAGAAAAAGCGAGTGGCGATTGCCGGCCTTCTTGCGATGAACCCTGAGCTCCTTCTTCTCGACGAGCCCACCGCCACTCTGGACCCGCGGAGCCGCCGGGAGTTAATTGACCTGATCAACGGCCTAAACAAGTATGGATGCACAATCGTGACGGCATCCCATGATGTTGCAGCGGTGGCAGAGCTTGCTGACCGGGCCTATGTTCTGAACAAGCGCGTTGTGGGGGAGGGAAGCCTGCGCGAGATTTTCCTTGACGAGGCCCTCCTCCAGCGAAACAACCTCGATATTCCGGAGGTCACAAGACTCTTCAGAGTGCTCCGGGCGTTCGGGTACGACTGCCCCAACCTCCCTCTCTCAATGGAGCATGCCATGGAGGAGCTGAGCAGGGCCATCGAGGCGGGCGGGGGGCACATTCATCTCCTTATTCATGAGCACACCCCCGAGGAGCTGGAGAGGCTCAAGAAGAGCGGTATCCTGCTGGGAGGCTCAAGACACAGACACCCGGATTGA
- the rlmB gene encoding 23S rRNA (guanosine(2251)-2'-O)-methyltransferase RlmB, translating to MPNELIPGRNAVAEALRAGRQLERIIVSRESKRAQDPLLREARRRGIEVVFAERAALDSLVGRGGHQGIVAVAPARPPSTIEDIFAEAAKRKEEPFIVLLDGVEDPQNLGAIIRSAEAAGAHGIVIPERRAAGITPVVRKASAGATEHIKVVSVPSTLRALQLIKKRGLWVVGADNRAERSVFNENLRGSVALVFGGEDKGISTAAAAMCDRLVRIPMKGRMKSLGVSAAAAIVIFEKMRQDGAENYAQKPKHIYNDSGIR from the coding sequence GTGCCCAATGAGCTGATTCCCGGGAGAAACGCGGTCGCCGAGGCCCTTCGCGCGGGACGGCAGCTTGAGCGGATAATCGTGTCGAGAGAGAGCAAGAGGGCCCAGGACCCGCTGCTCAGGGAGGCGAGGCGCAGGGGCATTGAGGTGGTTTTCGCTGAGAGGGCAGCCCTCGATTCTCTTGTGGGCAGGGGCGGCCATCAGGGCATTGTTGCGGTGGCTCCCGCCCGCCCTCCATCCACCATCGAGGATATCTTTGCGGAGGCCGCCAAAAGGAAAGAAGAGCCCTTCATAGTGCTTTTAGATGGCGTAGAGGATCCACAGAACCTCGGTGCGATAATACGGTCCGCCGAGGCCGCAGGGGCGCACGGTATCGTGATTCCGGAGAGGCGAGCGGCAGGGATAACGCCCGTAGTGCGCAAGGCGTCTGCGGGTGCCACAGAGCACATAAAGGTTGTCTCCGTGCCCTCAACCCTCCGTGCCCTCCAGCTGATTAAAAAGAGAGGTCTTTGGGTCGTCGGTGCCGACAACAGAGCGGAGAGGAGCGTCTTTAACGAGAATCTGAGGGGCTCGGTTGCGCTCGTCTTCGGGGGGGAGGATAAAGGGATCAGTACGGCGGCCGCTGCTATGTGCGACAGGCTTGTAAGAATACCGATGAAGGGTAGAATGAAAAGCCTCGGCGTCTCGGCCGCTGCTGCTATCGTCATTTTCGAGAAGATGAGGCAGGATGGAGCAGAAAATTACGCTCAGAAACCAAAACATATTTATAATGACTCAGGCATACGGTAG
- a CDS encoding energy-coupling factor transporter transmembrane component T — MSFINSDTHAAKSSFGCLDARTKLISVIIFVAAVAFLTGLPALAAALVYALFLAALSGVPVSHFAKRYALAFPFVLLASLSALMHSGVPAAVAMLLRVSASVLALLVLSCTTPFFEILKGLQALRVPLVFVALLLFTHRYISIFSDELGRLSLARRARGAQKGRHLLDRSGMRLLSFTAGMVLFRAYHRGTRLGEALRVRGFDGRIRTLNARPVGAAEVLFSAALVALSVFLLYADRGGLRWLTL; from the coding sequence ATGAGCTTCATTAACTCTGATACCCACGCGGCCAAGTCGAGCTTTGGCTGTTTGGATGCGAGGACCAAGCTCATTTCGGTGATTATATTTGTCGCGGCGGTGGCTTTCCTGACAGGGCTACCAGCCTTGGCAGCAGCGCTGGTTTACGCCCTATTTCTCGCAGCCCTCTCAGGGGTCCCGGTGAGTCATTTTGCAAAAAGGTATGCTCTTGCTTTTCCATTTGTTCTTCTGGCCTCGCTCAGCGCTCTCATGCACTCCGGCGTTCCCGCTGCCGTAGCGATGCTGCTTAGGGTCTCGGCCTCCGTGCTCGCGCTCTTGGTCTTGTCGTGCACAACGCCCTTCTTCGAAATCCTGAAGGGACTACAGGCTCTGCGTGTTCCCTTAGTCTTTGTCGCATTACTGCTCTTCACCCACAGGTACATTTCTATTTTTTCCGATGAGCTTGGAAGGCTCTCCCTTGCCCGGAGAGCCCGTGGGGCCCAAAAGGGTAGGCACCTTCTCGACCGCTCGGGGATGAGGCTCCTCTCCTTCACGGCCGGTATGGTGCTCTTCAGAGCTTACCACCGCGGCACTCGGCTAGGGGAGGCACTCCGAGTCCGGGGCTTCGATGGTAGGATAAGAACGCTCAACGCCCGCCCCGTCGGGGCTGCCGAGGTCCTTTTCTCGGCGGCACTGGTGGCACTCTCGGTATTTCTACTCTACGCGGACAGAGGGGGTCTGAGATGGCTGACCCTGTAG
- a CDS encoding cobalt transporter yields MEMIGRKVLLGFVKAVAVILAAFAIGLVLFFIFSAPYGDGLERTMEGAGFEEPEPVYRAPLDYGESYPVALAMGLLGFATVFALTFAVGWVLRKKGQ; encoded by the coding sequence ATGGAAATGATAGGGAGAAAAGTGCTTCTAGGGTTTGTGAAGGCAGTGGCAGTGATTCTGGCCGCCTTCGCGATCGGACTGGTCCTATTCTTTATATTCTCCGCCCCCTACGGGGACGGGCTCGAGAGGACGATGGAGGGCGCAGGATTCGAGGAGCCGGAACCCGTGTATCGGGCTCCTCTAGATTATGGTGAGAGCTACCCTGTCGCTTTGGCGATGGGTCTTCTGGGCTTCGCAACCGTCTTTGCGCTCACCTTTGCCGTTGGCTGGGTTCTAAGGAAGAAAGGTCAATGA